The genomic region ATACTCACGCACCCAGAATATGTCTATTTCGTCTTGGCGACCAGTTGATGAATATGCGCAATTCCATCGATATCTTCAGTCTATCAACGTTGCTATGACGTTTCCTTCTCAATTCTTGTTAGATAGAAACCCCAGCTAGCAATTctgcttcatcttcctccactGTGATTGAATGGCTCCAGCAGGTTTCGTTTCTCCACTTAGCCACTCAAGAACGGGTTCGGGTTCCTCTTTTTGGTGGCGCTAAGTAAAGCTGGGGTTGGGATTTTGGGAGCGGCCGCCATCAATGTCCCGAGGGACGGACCGTTATGAAAGAAGGTGCTCGTCTTCGCTACCCTTTTCACACAAAATATCAAAAAGTCGCGGGGTCGGGATGATAAGGCAATACTCGCTTTGACAAGACAAGCGAAGGCTTTCCCCTTTCAATTAACTCATTTGATCATTGACCTTGTTTTCGACAGGCCATGTCCACTTCTCGGTCCCTGCTTCATTCAATGGATGTCACCCTGGCTGACATTTGATTCAGCCTCATCCAATACCTGGGTAGTCACAATCCCTGCCATATCGTTATACCTACTAGCCTAGTACCTATAAACTCACCGATTCTTCTGCTTCTACGTTTTCTTCTCTCTTAGCATGTCGTACATTCACCTCTCGATCGAGTTCCCCAAAAAGCCCACCGCCAAGCTTTGACTAGCGACCTGCAAGGACCAAGACGGGCAGCGAATCCGGTGGAGGTGGCTTTTTTAGGACATGTGAGAGATCTATTTCAATCAACTAAAAAACACCCGCCCTTTGGATACCTACAGGAGAGATACTGCTATATCTGTCGCACACGCAGCATCTGAGCTCGTGTTCTTGCATCGCGGTCGCAATGGAAGACTATTTGTTTCGACATTACGTTGACCAGTGTCGCGTTGTCAAAGAAGAGACCAGCTACATCCAGGTCTTCAATTACTCGGTATGTCTCGAATGGGCTTTATATCAAGAACAATGCTTGCTAATACGCTCACTAGGATCCGTTCTATGATGTCTGCGAGGAGCACCCCTTGCCCGATGATGAATTTGACAACTTTCTTCATCAAAGGGTAAGTCAATGTTTTTAACTGCAAAGTATCTCAAATCACAGGACTCAATTGACAAGGATAGGGTGCCTTTGCGCCGCCAGATCATCTGAGGTCTGgcaccaagcttctcagtGGTGTACGAATAATGTGAGATTCAAAGTCGCAAAATATCGAGATAGAGCCCACTAACGCCGCCGCCAAGAGTTCAAAAGAACGCCAAGCATCCCGATACGTTTCTCCCAAAGGTTATCTCACTTCCGCCGGATAGATACAGTTCCATGGTTCGTACCTTGAACTTGCCACATCGAGGAATCGAAACGACTTCAGTAGTTGGTCCTTTTTTCTGGTCTGCTCACGACCAGGATGAAGACGAGCCCCATTTGCGTGAGTTTCTTCCCCCCCTGGGCTCCTGAACTTCATCACCTGACATCTGACCAGAAATTGTCCACCGTAAATCAGATGTTCTCAAGAAAGGGAGAACACGAGGCTGGGAGATGCTTCTCTCACATTCCCTCAAGACCGGGGTCACCACCGGCTTCATCAAAGGCACTCCCAGCTCAGAAGTTGAAAAGTCCTTGACTCATCTCAAAGCATGTGCTAACCAAGTTGGACATCCCATGTTActccccatcatcatcctcacgTATGATCTATCTCCCGAAAATGACGAGAAACAACGAAAGGCTCGGCACTGGCTTCGCCGTCTCGAAAATGCCGTGAGTTTGCGCAATGAAGTTGAGGAGCAGGAACAGTACTTTCAAAACGGATTTATCGATATCGATGGTCTAAGTCGTGATCTGGTTGAGTGCCACGGCAATGTCATGTGGAAACGACCTCAAGCATATGAAGCACTAGTCAAAGAGATGGAAAAGGCCATGGAAACCTTTCGTTTCGCTTGGATGACACTGGCTCCTGCGGCCGAGGAGCAAATTGAAGCTGAAAGAAAGCACCGCAAGGAAATTCAAAAATTGCATCGAAGTATGGCATCTCGTTTGGACTTTTACAAAGTCAAGCTCAAAGGCTTGGAGAATTACATTCATACAACTCTCGAGAGACTCAAGGTTCAGCGGGAAGCGGTCAGTCACCCTCAAACTCATCACAGGATGTTACTGATTCTTGAATAGCTCTATAATATCATGTCACAGCGTGAAGCGAGACTGAACCTTGAAATTGCAGGAGAGCAGAGGCGAATAGCCCATGCTAGTAAGCGAGACAGTACGGCTATGAAGACATTGTCGCTCATGGGTGCCCTATTTTTACCCGGAACATATCTCGCATCCGTATTCAGCATGACATTCTTTGACTTTGGAAAAGGTTTGCTATGGTTCTCAATTATCTATTGGCGTTGCTAATTTGCTCACGCAGATGCCGACCCTGTCATTTCTGTTGAGCTTTGGGTATACTTTGCCATAACGGTTCCCGTAACGGCGCTGATAGTCGGAGCCTGGACGTTTATCGACAAACGTCGCCAAGAGCAGCACAAAAAGGACGACGCAGACCTGGAGAAGAATATCGACAAGATGGAAAAGGAGATCATGTTTGCCCTTAGGAAGCGGACAATGAGTAAAGCCAATACCTGGAACACTGTCAGCCCACCCCCGAAGccatgaggaagaggaagccaCTGCTTGAAATTTTGATGCCATTATGGAAATTCTTGGCCACAACGCGATTTACGACTCATGAACACAATGACGCCATTTGTGACGATATGGACGACTTCACTTCATAGATAAAACCAAATTTGACGAACACGATGcattatatatatatatattttcgTATATAAATACAATACGTTAAATTATGAGCGTCTTATGACAGGATCAATAGCTGCCTCCATGATATCCAGGTAGCATCCAGTCCGTTTCCTCATGTCCGACTTACAATAAGAAACGACTCACGCATGAACATGTCAATAAAACCCTAATTAGTCCTTCAACTCCACGACGGTTTATCCATGCCGACTCTAGTAGGGAAGATAAGACAGTACAAAAGCATAATAAAAATCAAAGAGTTCTTGCTTTTCCCCAAAAGACCTTGCGCCGCCAATGTATAGAAATGATGTTGCTAGATACGAATCTGGCCTTCGCTAGAACCACCAAACCATCTACGGAAATCAGGTCCCGAGCTTGATGATCCAGCACCTGCAGTATCATCGTCGCCACCCATCCactttggcttcttgataTCGTTAAACCATTTAGGGGCTTCGATACCATCCATGGTGTTTTTCATACGGTGACCGATGATGGTAAAGAGGTTATCGTCTTCCGGCGGCTCGTCGTTCCAGTTTGCACCATAGCGATGTTCTGGGCCACGGCGGGCATTCGCAGCTGGAGCTCGAGCTGGAGACCGAGTAGGTGAAGAAGCGGCACCATGGGCGGATGGTATAGACAAAATTGGAGCAGATCTACCACCAACTGTTCCAGCAGCCCCTATTCTAGCAAGTGCATCTTCTCTGCGATGAAAGAGGGTGTTTCCACCTAGTTCACGAGAGATGAGATCTCGGCCTTCCCGCCAGGATCCGGTACCATAAGTGGtgccattctcttcttcgtcatccaTTACATCCATACCAACAAAGATTCGTTTGACTCGACCGTAAATGCCAAAAAGGGTAGCAAACACAGGGAATAGGACGACCACAGGAAACAGGTCGTCAAAATAACGACCTAGTGGCGTAAAGTCGATGAGCTGTCCAAGAAAGTGATAAAAGACAGTCTTGTTGTAGACCTGGCTCGAAAGGAAGGTGATAAAGTTGTAAGAGATAGGAATAGTCAGTTTGGCCACCTGCATCGCATACCAAAAAGCGGACTCATGAGCGGTGTTTCGTCGAACAAGGGCCCGACCTCGCCAGACTTTGACCTCGGTCATCGAAATAAGTGCCGCTGCACACATGTAGCAGATCCAGAATGACGAGATGGCCTGTCCAGCGAAGCCGACCTCAGGCTTATCGCCAACCCAATGATGAACCACAGTTAATCTGATGATAGAAAGCTTGGGGAATGCAAACTTGACGACCTCAGACCAGACGATACAagccgaggctgctgccaAGAATAAACCGAGAAGGACTTGAGCATAAGGCAAGATTTGGTAATAGTAGAGGTATCGAGTATATGGTGTCAGGATGGCGGTCTTTTCCCAAAAGGTTGCATGAGGTGACACTTCGCCAAAGTCGAGCTTTTTCGATGCTGCCGAGTCCAGGATCGCTTGCGTTTCGGCAGCTTCTTGAACGAGGTCACTCCAAGCGTTGACATATCGAGATCGAGCGTGTCTGGCGCGCACATACTTCCTAGTGAGATCGGCAAGATACTTTTCGGTGATGACATGTGGGATAATATTGTTATCGGAGCTGGAACCAAATCGGGTGCCTCGGGGTTGTGACTCGGGAAGATTGGCCATTTCTTGCAGTTCTTCGATCCAGTCTCGGTATGTGTTTGCGCTTCCTGTCTTGCGTCGGCCAAGCTCCGCAACCTGAACCTCAATATCCTCAAGTTTGGTAATCGAGTCCTCCATCTCTTCGTAAACCTTGGGCGCCTTGCTCTGGAGTCGTCGTAGTCGTCCACTGATGCTTGCGCCGCGCATGAGTCGTCGAGGTATCGATACTAAGCCGTGACCCATGAGGTAGATGGCGAGAATTAATCCCCAACAGTATGCGAGAGCCATAATAGTTCCCTTAATAACGTCGACCTTGAAGGAGAAGCCGGAGGAGATGACATAGTAAATGAGCCCCACGAAACCAAAACCTAAGACGATGGCGTGAAACTGGGCATTGCTACGAACCGAGTACATGAACTTGTCGTATGGTTCTCGGTATCCAGAGTCGGAGTATTCGGCAAGGATTGGAAGAATAAACCTGTATATACTCGTTAGTCTCCACCGCGATGCAGTGCACCAAATCATCATACCATGTCAATGCAAATGTCAACCAATATGAAATGCGCCATGAAACAAGTATGACTCGCTCAGGTAGCCATATTCCCCTTGACTCTTCATCACCAGTAACTGCGCTCGAGGCAAGATCGACCGGAACGAGGATCACGACAATGGTTGGTAGCCATaaggcgaagaagatgggaaTGAGATAAAAGGCTGGTGTCGTTCGTAGCGGGAGATAGTATCGTAAAATAAGGAGAACGACGAGAGATATGACAACTAAAGCGATGCACGAGAAGATGGCAGAGCCAACCGGCGACGAACTGCTTGTTATGTGTAACATTTCAAAGAGTCGAAGCGCATGGCGCACAAATTTGTAAGGATAAGGTCGAAGCGAAAGTCCAAGTTCTAAAGATGGTTTGGTTTGATTGACTGAGACTTGAGTGACATGCGATAGCCAGGGGTACACGGACCGTTCGGACTTAGCCTGAGGGTACGTATTGGCAATATCTTACGTCATTTCCCCTATGAGGCACACACCCCGTTTTTGGGTAGATTGGCCTGGAAAATTGGGCGCGAAATCTGACTGGCGTTGGCGCATCTCCTTGGCCCAGGAGCATTTAATTGAATCGCGTAAAGTCGCGTTTCAGTGGACCCCTTCACCCAGACAACGACAACCATTCACAACTCGAGCGCATCACGACTTGGATTCCATCTTTTTCAGGACTTCGTTGCACCAGGTCGCATTGTGTTTCTGATCGACGATTTACTCTTGCTTTCGTTAAGAGCAAGCACAAAAAATGGCAAACGTCGAAGAGTGTAAGTCTGGCGGCTGTCACAACTTGATTTGCCAAATACTGACACATTTATTGAAGGGCTTGCCAACGCCAACGAGGCGATTCATATCAGCCTGGTGTCTCCCTCCGAATCTGGCCTTCAACATCTTGCTACATTTAACCCTCGACACACATACTCGATTTTCGGCGAGGAAGAACAGATCTTTGGCTACAAAGATCTCAAGGTCAGCCTGCGGTTTCGCGCTAACGATATGCGACCGCACTTGAAGACATCCTACagcaagaagttcaaggttGTTGGAGGACCTGAGCCTACAGATGTGGCAGCTATTCTCAAGGAAGGCAATCATTTGCCTAAGAGTATGTAACTCTTCCTTGAACGCGCAACAAGAAATACTAACAGCACCTAGTCGCCTTT from Fusarium oxysporum Fo47 chromosome III, complete sequence harbors:
- a CDS encoding LMBR1-like membrane protein-domain-containing protein gives rise to the protein MLHITSSSSPVGSAIFSCIALVVISLVVLLILRYYLPLRTTPAFYLIPIFFALWLPTIVVILVPVDLASSAVTGDEESRGIWLPERVILVSWRISYWLTFALTWFILPILAEYSDSGYREPYDKFMYSVRSNAQFHAIVLGFGFVGLIYYVISSGFSFKVDVIKGTIMALAYCWGLILAIYLMGHGLVSIPRRLMRGASISGRLRRLQSKAPKVYEEMEDSITKLEDIEVQVAELGRRKTGSANTYRDWIEELQEMANLPESQPRGTRFGSSSDNNIIPHVITEKYLADLTRKYVRARHARSRYVNAWSDLVQEAAETQAILDSAASKKLDFGEVSPHATFWEKTAILTPYTRYLYYYQILPYAQVLLGLFLAAASACIVWSEVVKFAFPKLSIIRLTVVHHWVGDKPEVGFAGQAISSFWICYMCAAALISMTEVKVWRGRALVRRNTAHESAFWYAMQVAKLTIPISYNFITFLSSQVYNKTVFYHFLGQLIDFTPLGRYFDDLFPVVVLFPVFATLFGIYGRVKRIFVGMDVMDDEEENGTTYGTGSWREGRDLISRELGGNTLFHRREDALARIGAAGTVGGRSAPILSIPSAHGAASSPTRSPARAPAANARRGPEHRYGANWNDEPPEDDNLFTIIGHRMKNTMDGIEAPKWFNDIKKPKWMGGDDDTAGAGSSSSGPDFRRWFGGSSEGQIRI